The Quercus robur chromosome 7, dhQueRobu3.1, whole genome shotgun sequence genome has a segment encoding these proteins:
- the LOC126692553 gene encoding B3 domain-containing transcription repressor VAL2 isoform X3 gives MASSNSKKTCMNVLCGESTSVDSKKGWALRSGDFAKLCDKCGSVYEQSIFCDVYHSKDSGWRECTSCGKRLHCGCITSISLVELLDCGGVSCINCAKNTGLVPISSNEKPDGFGTSKVDNVNELHPSSMDTQLDGNSIEKLKLIQLGNNIEGNGLRHLLQSHNADTIGSFGKLKEEEVFPSVGEIGTACCSNFNQACNGSSNATKPDLYKANMGTKDIYESLPQTNLSMTLGAPSGNSSPLPSAVVEERENRKTSSPFLQGPRSRHLLPKPPRSALAGGLEANAGMVSQIRVARPPAEGRGRNQLLPRYWPRITDQELQQISGDSNSTIVPLFEKMLSASDAGRIGRLVLPKACAEAYFPAISQPEGLPLRIQDVKGKEWVFQFRFWPNNNSRMYVLEGVTPCIQSMQLQAGDTVTFSRMDPEGKLIMGFRKASNSVAMQDTYPSAIPNGAHSSETLFSGIFENLPIISGYSGLLQSLKGSADPNLNALSKHLSSATGDISWHKSEKLEDRTREGLLLPPERKKARNIGSKSKRLLIDSQDVLELKLTWEEAQDLLYPPPSFKPSIVMIEDHEFEEYEEPPVFGKRSIFVARSTGLIFRGQEQWAQCDSCSKWRRLPVDVLIPPKWTCADNAWDQNRCSCSAPDELNPRELENLLRLNKEFKKRRTMTSNRPNQGHESSGLDALANAAILGDSVGDPGTTSVATTTKHPRHRPGCSCIVCIQPPSGKGKHKPTCTCNVCMTVKRRFKTLMMRKKKRQSEREAEIAQRNQQTWGSRDEAEVDSTSRHASSHLDPSENEARSANELESKSQSKLVDTGKGHLDLNCHPDREEELQAGSKRMSMMSLLQEASLPLETYLKQNGLTLTSLITEQQASSASQILPQASNENEGQLNEDCCFVSAEQEREGGGEEYCGPDPSQNDAQS, from the exons ATGGCGTCGTCGAACTCGAAGAAGACTTGCATGAATGTACTGTGCGGTGAGTCCACGTCGGTGGATTCGAAAAAAGGTTGGGCTCTGCGATCTGGCGATTTCGCTAAGCTCTGTGATAAGTGCGG GTCTGTGTATGAGCAATCGATTTTCTGTGATGTGTATCACTCCAAGGACTCTGGTTGGAGGGAGTGCACTTCATGTGGCAAG CGCCTTCACTGTGGGTGCATCACTTCCATTTCTCTGGTTGAGCTGCTTGATTGTGGTGGTGTAAGCTGTATAAACTGTGCGAAGAATACAGGACTTGTCCCT ATTTCAAGCAATGAAAAGCCTGATGGATTTGGCACTTCCAAAGTTGATAATGTCAATGAATTGCATCCCAGTTCTATGGACACCCAACTGGATGGAAATAGCATTGAAAAATTGAAGCTTATTCAATTGGGCAATAATATTGAGGGTAATGGGCTTAGGCACTTGCTTCAATCTCATAATGCTGACACAATTGGGTCTTTTGGGAAATTGAAAGAGGAGGAAGTTTTTCCTTCTGTGGGAGAAATTGGAACTGCATGTTGCTCAAATTTTAATCAGGCATGCAATGGATCGTCCAACGCTACCAAACCAGACTTATATAAAGCAAACATGGGGACAAAAGATATATACGAGTCACTGCCACAGACAAACTTGAGTATGACTCTGGGTGCTCCCTCAGGAAATTCAAGTCCCCTTCCTAGTGCTGTTGTTGAAGAAAGGGAAAATAGAAAGACATCCTCTCCATTCCTACAGGGGCCCAGGTCTCGCCATCTTTTGCCTAAACCCCCAAGGTCAGCCCTTGCAGGAGGTTTGGAGGCAAATGCTGGCATGGTTTCTCAGATACGTGTTGCAAGGCCACCTGCCGAAGGACGGGGACGGAATCAGTTGCTTCCTCGTTATTGGCCAAGGATCACAGACCAAGAGTTACAGCAAATATCTGGAGA TTCTAATTCCACAATTGTGCCACTGTTTGAAAAGATGCTGAGTGCCAGTGATGCCGGTCGAATTGGTCGTTTGGTTCTCCCTAAAGCATGTGCTGAA GCATATTTTCCTGCTATTTCTCAACCAGAGGGCCTTCCTTTAAGGATTCAAGACGTGAAGGGAAAAGAATGGGTGTTTCAGTTTAGATTTTGGCCTAATAATAACAGCAGAATGTATGTTTTGGAGGGTGTAACTCCCTGCATACAGTCAATGCAGTTGCAAGCTGGAGATACAG TAACTTTTAGCCGTATGGATCCTGAAGGAAAACTTATCATGGGGTTCCGGAAAGCTTCGAATTCTGTTGCAATGCAG GACACCTATCCATCTGCCATTCCAAATGGCGCTCATTCAAGTGAAACTTTGTTTTCGGGTATTTTTGAGAACCTACCTATAATAAGTGGTTACTCTGGCCTTCTTCAGTCACTTAAGGGAAGCGCGGATCCAAATTTAAATGCACTTTCCAAACACTTGAGTTCAGCTACTGGTGATATTAGCTGGCATAAGTCTGAGAAGCTTGAAGACAGGACAAGGGAGGGCTTGCTGCTGCCTCCAGAGAGGAAAAAGGCACGAAATATTGGTTCCAAAAGTAAGAGGTTGCTCATTGATAGCCAAGATGTTCTGGAGCTGAAACTTACGTGGGAAGAGGCACAGGATTTGCTCTACCCACCTCCATCTTTTAAGCCAAGCATAGTCATGATTGAAGACCACGAATTTGAAGAGTATGAA GAACCTCCAGTTTTTGGAAAGAGAAGTATTTTTGTTGCTCGTTCAACTGG CTTGATCTTCAGGGGACAAGAGCAATGGGCTCAGTGTGATAGTTGCTCCAAATGGCGAAGGTTGCCAGTTGATGTACTTATTCCTCCTAAGTGGACATGTGCAGATAATGCTTGGGATCAAAACAG GTGCTCATGTTCTGCACCAGATGAATTGAACCCTAGGGAACTGGAAAATCTTCTCAGACTGAATAAGG AATTCAAGAAAAGGAGAACAATGACAAGCAATAGGCCAAACCAAGGGCATGAATCGTCAGGACTGGATGCTTTGGCTAATGCTGCAATTCTTGGAGATAGTGTGGGCGACCCAGGCACCACATCAGTAGCTACCACAACAAAACACCCCAGGCACCGGCCTGGCTGCTCTTGCATTGTGTGCATCCAACCCCCTAGTGGGAAGGGCAAGCACAAGCCTACATGCACATGCAATGTGTGCATGACAGTTAAACGTCGCTTTAAAACCTTAATGATGCGCAAGAAAAAGCGTCAATCAGAGCGGGAAGCAGAGATTGCCCAGAGAAATCAGCAGACGTGGGGCTCTAGGGATGAAGCAGAAGTAGACAGCACTTCTAGGCATGCATCATCTCACCTTGATCCTTCAGAGAATGAAGCTAGGTCGGCAAATGAGTTAGAATCCAAGAGCCAAAGCAAATTGGTCGACACTGGAAAGGGTCACTTGGACTTGAATTGCCATCCTGACCGAGAAGAAGAATTGCAAGCAGGATCAAAACGTATGAGCATGATGAGTCTTCTTCAAGAAGCAAGCCTTCCATTGGAGACGTATTTGAAGCAGAATGGTCTTACTCTTACAAGCTTGATCACTGAGCAACAAGCAAGTTCAGCATCACAAATTCTGCCACAAGCCTCCAACGAGAATGAGGGACAACTTAATGAGGATTGCTGTTTTGTTTCTGCTGAACAAGAGCGAGAAGGAGGCGGTGAAGAGTATTGTGGACCAGATCCGAGCCAAAACGATGCTCAATCATGA
- the LOC126692553 gene encoding B3 domain-containing protein Os07g0679700 isoform X6: MDTQLDGNSIEKLKLIQLGNNIEGNGLRHLLQSHNADTIGSFGKLKEEEVFPSVGEIGTACCSNFNQACNGSSNATKPDLYKANMGTKDIYESLPQTNLSMTLGAPSGNSSPLPSAVVEERENRKTSSPFLQGPRSRHLLPKPPRSALAGGLEANAGMVSQIRVARPPAEGRGRNQLLPRYWPRITDQELQQISGDSNSTIVPLFEKMLSASDAGRIGRLVLPKACAEAYFPAISQPEGLPLRIQDVKGKEWVFQFRFWPNNNSRMYVLEGVTPCIQSMQLQAGDTVTFSRMDPEGKLIMGFRKASNSVAMQDTYPSAIPNGAHSSETLFSGIFENLPIISGYSGLLQSLKGSADPNLNALSKHLSSATGDISWHKSEKLEDRTREGLLLPPERKKARNIGSKSKRLLIDSQDVLELKLTWEEAQDLLYPPPSFKPSIVMIEDHEFEEYEEPPVFGKRSIFVARSTGLIFRGQEQWAQCDSCSKWRRLPVDVLIPPKWTCADNAWDQNRCSCSAPDELNPRELENLLRLNKEFKKRRTMTSNRPNQGHESSGLDALANAAILGDSVGDPGTTSVATTTKHPRHRPGCSCIVCIQPPSGKGKHKPTCTCNVCMTVKRRFKTLMMRKKKRQSEREAEIAQRNQQTWGSRDEAEVDSTSRHASSHLDPSENEARSANELESKSQSKLVDTGKGHLDLNCHPDREEELQAGSKRMSMMSLLQEASLPLETYLKQNGLTLTSLITEQQASSASQILPQASNENEGQLNEDCCFVSAEQEREGGGEEYCGPDPSQNDAQS, encoded by the exons ATGGACACCCAACTGGATGGAAATAGCATTGAAAAATTGAAGCTTATTCAATTGGGCAATAATATTGAGGGTAATGGGCTTAGGCACTTGCTTCAATCTCATAATGCTGACACAATTGGGTCTTTTGGGAAATTGAAAGAGGAGGAAGTTTTTCCTTCTGTGGGAGAAATTGGAACTGCATGTTGCTCAAATTTTAATCAGGCATGCAATGGATCGTCCAACGCTACCAAACCAGACTTATATAAAGCAAACATGGGGACAAAAGATATATACGAGTCACTGCCACAGACAAACTTGAGTATGACTCTGGGTGCTCCCTCAGGAAATTCAAGTCCCCTTCCTAGTGCTGTTGTTGAAGAAAGGGAAAATAGAAAGACATCCTCTCCATTCCTACAGGGGCCCAGGTCTCGCCATCTTTTGCCTAAACCCCCAAGGTCAGCCCTTGCAGGAGGTTTGGAGGCAAATGCTGGCATGGTTTCTCAGATACGTGTTGCAAGGCCACCTGCCGAAGGACGGGGACGGAATCAGTTGCTTCCTCGTTATTGGCCAAGGATCACAGACCAAGAGTTACAGCAAATATCTGGAGA TTCTAATTCCACAATTGTGCCACTGTTTGAAAAGATGCTGAGTGCCAGTGATGCCGGTCGAATTGGTCGTTTGGTTCTCCCTAAAGCATGTGCTGAA GCATATTTTCCTGCTATTTCTCAACCAGAGGGCCTTCCTTTAAGGATTCAAGACGTGAAGGGAAAAGAATGGGTGTTTCAGTTTAGATTTTGGCCTAATAATAACAGCAGAATGTATGTTTTGGAGGGTGTAACTCCCTGCATACAGTCAATGCAGTTGCAAGCTGGAGATACAG TAACTTTTAGCCGTATGGATCCTGAAGGAAAACTTATCATGGGGTTCCGGAAAGCTTCGAATTCTGTTGCAATGCAG GACACCTATCCATCTGCCATTCCAAATGGCGCTCATTCAAGTGAAACTTTGTTTTCGGGTATTTTTGAGAACCTACCTATAATAAGTGGTTACTCTGGCCTTCTTCAGTCACTTAAGGGAAGCGCGGATCCAAATTTAAATGCACTTTCCAAACACTTGAGTTCAGCTACTGGTGATATTAGCTGGCATAAGTCTGAGAAGCTTGAAGACAGGACAAGGGAGGGCTTGCTGCTGCCTCCAGAGAGGAAAAAGGCACGAAATATTGGTTCCAAAAGTAAGAGGTTGCTCATTGATAGCCAAGATGTTCTGGAGCTGAAACTTACGTGGGAAGAGGCACAGGATTTGCTCTACCCACCTCCATCTTTTAAGCCAAGCATAGTCATGATTGAAGACCACGAATTTGAAGAGTATGAA GAACCTCCAGTTTTTGGAAAGAGAAGTATTTTTGTTGCTCGTTCAACTGG CTTGATCTTCAGGGGACAAGAGCAATGGGCTCAGTGTGATAGTTGCTCCAAATGGCGAAGGTTGCCAGTTGATGTACTTATTCCTCCTAAGTGGACATGTGCAGATAATGCTTGGGATCAAAACAG GTGCTCATGTTCTGCACCAGATGAATTGAACCCTAGGGAACTGGAAAATCTTCTCAGACTGAATAAGG AATTCAAGAAAAGGAGAACAATGACAAGCAATAGGCCAAACCAAGGGCATGAATCGTCAGGACTGGATGCTTTGGCTAATGCTGCAATTCTTGGAGATAGTGTGGGCGACCCAGGCACCACATCAGTAGCTACCACAACAAAACACCCCAGGCACCGGCCTGGCTGCTCTTGCATTGTGTGCATCCAACCCCCTAGTGGGAAGGGCAAGCACAAGCCTACATGCACATGCAATGTGTGCATGACAGTTAAACGTCGCTTTAAAACCTTAATGATGCGCAAGAAAAAGCGTCAATCAGAGCGGGAAGCAGAGATTGCCCAGAGAAATCAGCAGACGTGGGGCTCTAGGGATGAAGCAGAAGTAGACAGCACTTCTAGGCATGCATCATCTCACCTTGATCCTTCAGAGAATGAAGCTAGGTCGGCAAATGAGTTAGAATCCAAGAGCCAAAGCAAATTGGTCGACACTGGAAAGGGTCACTTGGACTTGAATTGCCATCCTGACCGAGAAGAAGAATTGCAAGCAGGATCAAAACGTATGAGCATGATGAGTCTTCTTCAAGAAGCAAGCCTTCCATTGGAGACGTATTTGAAGCAGAATGGTCTTACTCTTACAAGCTTGATCACTGAGCAACAAGCAAGTTCAGCATCACAAATTCTGCCACAAGCCTCCAACGAGAATGAGGGACAACTTAATGAGGATTGCTGTTTTGTTTCTGCTGAACAAGAGCGAGAAGGAGGCGGTGAAGAGTATTGTGGACCAGATCCGAGCCAAAACGATGCTCAATCATGA
- the LOC126692553 gene encoding B3 domain-containing transcription repressor VAL2 isoform X2: MKLVPVTVGYGNLNLNSKMASSNSKKTCMNVLCGESTSVDSKKGWALRSGDFAKLCDKCGSVYEQSIFCDVYHSKDSGWRECTSCGKRLHCGCITSISLVELLDCGGVSCINCAKNTGLVPISSNEKPDGFGTSKVDNVNELHPSSMDTQLDGNSIEKLKLIQLGNNIEGNGLRHLLQSHNADTIGSFGKLKEEEVFPSVGEIGTACCSNFNQACNGSSNATKPDLYKANMGTKDIYESLPQTNLSMTLGAPSGNSSPLPSAVVEERENRKTSSPFLQGPRSRHLLPKPPRSALAGGLEANAGMVSQIRVARPPAEGRGRNQLLPRYWPRITDQELQQISGDSNSTIVPLFEKMLSASDAGRIGRLVLPKACAEAYFPAISQPEGLPLRIQDVKGKEWVFQFRFWPNNNSRMYVLEGVTPCIQSMQLQAGDTVTFSRMDPEGKLIMGFRKASNSVAMQDTYPSAIPNGAHSSETLFSGIFENLPIISGYSGLLQSLKGSADPNLNALSKHLSSATGDISWHKSEKLEDRTREGLLLPPERKKARNIGSKSKRLLIDSQDVLELKLTWEEAQDLLYPPPSFKPSIVMIEDHEFEEYEEPPVFGKRSIFVARSTGGQEQWAQCDSCSKWRRLPVDVLIPPKWTCADNAWDQNRCSCSAPDELNPRELENLLRLNKEFKKRRTMTSNRPNQGHESSGLDALANAAILGDSVGDPGTTSVATTTKHPRHRPGCSCIVCIQPPSGKGKHKPTCTCNVCMTVKRRFKTLMMRKKKRQSEREAEIAQRNQQTWGSRDEAEVDSTSRHASSHLDPSENEARSANELESKSQSKLVDTGKGHLDLNCHPDREEELQAGSKRMSMMSLLQEASLPLETYLKQNGLTLTSLITEQQASSASQILPQASNENEGQLNEDCCFVSAEQEREGGGEEYCGPDPSQNDAQS; this comes from the exons ATGAAACTAGTTCCGGTGACTGTTGGTTACGGA aatttgaatttgaattcgAAAATGGCGTCGTCGAACTCGAAGAAGACTTGCATGAATGTACTGTGCGGTGAGTCCACGTCGGTGGATTCGAAAAAAGGTTGGGCTCTGCGATCTGGCGATTTCGCTAAGCTCTGTGATAAGTGCGG GTCTGTGTATGAGCAATCGATTTTCTGTGATGTGTATCACTCCAAGGACTCTGGTTGGAGGGAGTGCACTTCATGTGGCAAG CGCCTTCACTGTGGGTGCATCACTTCCATTTCTCTGGTTGAGCTGCTTGATTGTGGTGGTGTAAGCTGTATAAACTGTGCGAAGAATACAGGACTTGTCCCT ATTTCAAGCAATGAAAAGCCTGATGGATTTGGCACTTCCAAAGTTGATAATGTCAATGAATTGCATCCCAGTTCTATGGACACCCAACTGGATGGAAATAGCATTGAAAAATTGAAGCTTATTCAATTGGGCAATAATATTGAGGGTAATGGGCTTAGGCACTTGCTTCAATCTCATAATGCTGACACAATTGGGTCTTTTGGGAAATTGAAAGAGGAGGAAGTTTTTCCTTCTGTGGGAGAAATTGGAACTGCATGTTGCTCAAATTTTAATCAGGCATGCAATGGATCGTCCAACGCTACCAAACCAGACTTATATAAAGCAAACATGGGGACAAAAGATATATACGAGTCACTGCCACAGACAAACTTGAGTATGACTCTGGGTGCTCCCTCAGGAAATTCAAGTCCCCTTCCTAGTGCTGTTGTTGAAGAAAGGGAAAATAGAAAGACATCCTCTCCATTCCTACAGGGGCCCAGGTCTCGCCATCTTTTGCCTAAACCCCCAAGGTCAGCCCTTGCAGGAGGTTTGGAGGCAAATGCTGGCATGGTTTCTCAGATACGTGTTGCAAGGCCACCTGCCGAAGGACGGGGACGGAATCAGTTGCTTCCTCGTTATTGGCCAAGGATCACAGACCAAGAGTTACAGCAAATATCTGGAGA TTCTAATTCCACAATTGTGCCACTGTTTGAAAAGATGCTGAGTGCCAGTGATGCCGGTCGAATTGGTCGTTTGGTTCTCCCTAAAGCATGTGCTGAA GCATATTTTCCTGCTATTTCTCAACCAGAGGGCCTTCCTTTAAGGATTCAAGACGTGAAGGGAAAAGAATGGGTGTTTCAGTTTAGATTTTGGCCTAATAATAACAGCAGAATGTATGTTTTGGAGGGTGTAACTCCCTGCATACAGTCAATGCAGTTGCAAGCTGGAGATACAG TAACTTTTAGCCGTATGGATCCTGAAGGAAAACTTATCATGGGGTTCCGGAAAGCTTCGAATTCTGTTGCAATGCAG GACACCTATCCATCTGCCATTCCAAATGGCGCTCATTCAAGTGAAACTTTGTTTTCGGGTATTTTTGAGAACCTACCTATAATAAGTGGTTACTCTGGCCTTCTTCAGTCACTTAAGGGAAGCGCGGATCCAAATTTAAATGCACTTTCCAAACACTTGAGTTCAGCTACTGGTGATATTAGCTGGCATAAGTCTGAGAAGCTTGAAGACAGGACAAGGGAGGGCTTGCTGCTGCCTCCAGAGAGGAAAAAGGCACGAAATATTGGTTCCAAAAGTAAGAGGTTGCTCATTGATAGCCAAGATGTTCTGGAGCTGAAACTTACGTGGGAAGAGGCACAGGATTTGCTCTACCCACCTCCATCTTTTAAGCCAAGCATAGTCATGATTGAAGACCACGAATTTGAAGAGTATGAA GAACCTCCAGTTTTTGGAAAGAGAAGTATTTTTGTTGCTCGTTCAACTGG GGGACAAGAGCAATGGGCTCAGTGTGATAGTTGCTCCAAATGGCGAAGGTTGCCAGTTGATGTACTTATTCCTCCTAAGTGGACATGTGCAGATAATGCTTGGGATCAAAACAG GTGCTCATGTTCTGCACCAGATGAATTGAACCCTAGGGAACTGGAAAATCTTCTCAGACTGAATAAGG AATTCAAGAAAAGGAGAACAATGACAAGCAATAGGCCAAACCAAGGGCATGAATCGTCAGGACTGGATGCTTTGGCTAATGCTGCAATTCTTGGAGATAGTGTGGGCGACCCAGGCACCACATCAGTAGCTACCACAACAAAACACCCCAGGCACCGGCCTGGCTGCTCTTGCATTGTGTGCATCCAACCCCCTAGTGGGAAGGGCAAGCACAAGCCTACATGCACATGCAATGTGTGCATGACAGTTAAACGTCGCTTTAAAACCTTAATGATGCGCAAGAAAAAGCGTCAATCAGAGCGGGAAGCAGAGATTGCCCAGAGAAATCAGCAGACGTGGGGCTCTAGGGATGAAGCAGAAGTAGACAGCACTTCTAGGCATGCATCATCTCACCTTGATCCTTCAGAGAATGAAGCTAGGTCGGCAAATGAGTTAGAATCCAAGAGCCAAAGCAAATTGGTCGACACTGGAAAGGGTCACTTGGACTTGAATTGCCATCCTGACCGAGAAGAAGAATTGCAAGCAGGATCAAAACGTATGAGCATGATGAGTCTTCTTCAAGAAGCAAGCCTTCCATTGGAGACGTATTTGAAGCAGAATGGTCTTACTCTTACAAGCTTGATCACTGAGCAACAAGCAAGTTCAGCATCACAAATTCTGCCACAAGCCTCCAACGAGAATGAGGGACAACTTAATGAGGATTGCTGTTTTGTTTCTGCTGAACAAGAGCGAGAAGGAGGCGGTGAAGAGTATTGTGGACCAGATCCGAGCCAAAACGATGCTCAATCATGA